Proteins encoded in a region of the Bombyx mori chromosome 23, ASM3026992v2 genome:
- the LOC101745879 gene encoding adhesion G protein-coupled receptor A3: MKWFEIFIMSLLCANGVLSYCPSLCVCKSNKAGEGASAEPLPGELKLKCGGSPAPITELKEIDLSKLWTIVVSLNLSGNAISTLSRELYLPNLQKLDLSRNQISLIESDAFYNMTALQKLDLSQNHISNVYKEMFKSLINLERLILAQNQISVMASGTFDYLVALKHLDITDNPLICNCDLLWVSDWVRITRVKLVGNPKCAFPEHKTNTTIKKLKISLDLKACSNALPMTSLIAKPSHDQVVFEGDSLVLTCNAPFASGLIKYTVKWVHPLLEICDVNVTYTDIQEEAVAETTIYFSNITNHHAGNWTCMYSDQNNVYHNYTINVYVISNSTQFCEIKHTMTNKGLYSWPQLLLNRTSSVPCRSGEGMAHRYCHGNGTWGEVDTSECAYISNVTKLLQQFALLNVSLVQYSAVNATERLAMLIQEKTYPLAEITDPDDVMFIARAIRNYMQYIAEERDLGSALLDVISAVMNISMPVLAKAETKYGACTDMMNAAEDISAYINNVHGQKSNLAIERFRVSEGFGGATCVWYSGGEVRGAEPPRLHCTATNRTVAPLFTLSDTLIHATVQIPQSLIFSTTESGALVQMKPSDLVVSVYEHAALFPLLPTLDDDATLTGHRSKDYYGRSTKREDMNIEITSPVVGFQLKGTEWSGELVEPVLAGVRARPGARTHVALWDAHTRHWTLNHTDCRISHAVSEMVIISCSRLARVGLVQNVETGIYGARTDGARFKVSHPAVYVGSLLLGGCLACAAITYATCHADILMPNKTKHALVNTWVAICLLCFMYTLGIYQTENVRLCQALGLLIHYLSLCCLLWMCVSASNMYKWVTRADGPPRTPEDELPPDAPAHKPILGLYLVGWGIALIVCGISGAVNIKDYAGYSQCFLSTAPALSALFVPGGILLMFLLVLFALIRCTIRNMNVQLSEGTQATENVDLEMWEPQVHDRAERRSVKSAPDSESEDAEHSPIVQLRAHVIVACLYVAVWACGAVAVYRPLPAYLPYQEDICSIVYAVCATVLGTFVLFFYGIARSDVRAQWALVHCYFQKSKQCCRNRSVFDANQRNVPADPSGAAAPAPLPNDNRSRSGSRSSGRTNPKTNNGGTYKAGAELNGQTLHKDVLKNTNGKTPNINLVVLHRQQYRSNNSMLTYPDASTVAPDIFYNPNQMNVAKKFFKKQRQNMKRNCLELPTRNDYDNDSHFSLPLPTKEAYSGMANIINSGSKVNNTNIHVERSNNGIKETRNVANPNLLEDEHKDYKSYTNDKKTWNKNEDPKTDRSRVMNIYTNVPETQVPQHQVIKANAPSNLNAQRSSVSEECLQSHADRPEMRTISQQCSLEYSSASEIAMPHTCSDQTLNTHSEMTSLQETHSALCSTNEITDTESFGQYIDYMQPNKGQDGKENKDKSLQDISEECTMNSDDAARSGSPQHPDAGELDNLLQDPELGSKDKLDDDKDTFFLAKTTYDFETCSTNASEQGFENDSDIYCPNYQMSEVSIRSHGLYAPSPSSMCPNEISFSTEDVSNIENQYVNYDPGWRKTIKSNPKLGKYVPTPALSCPDVNRDSSPVSFASEIDELYTQITSRERDKDRISRKDTCLDVTLNSDVTLRPDSDSCASEGEGRGETAL; encoded by the exons ATGAAgtggtttgagatttttattaTGTCGTTGCTATGCGCAAACGGGGTGCTCTCATACTGTCCCTCACTGTGTGTATGCAAAAGTAATAAGGCAGGCGAGGGGGCATCAGCGGAACCACTGCCGGGAGAACTCAAGCTCAAGtgcggtggaagtccagcaccGATAACTGAACTTAAGGAAATCGACCTGAGCAAGCTGTGGACCATTGTAGTTAGTCT TAATTTATCCGGCAATGCTATTTCTACATTGTCGAGAGAGCTGTACTTGCCAAATCTACAGAAACT AGATTTAAGCAGAAACCAGATATCATTAATAGAATCGGATGCATTTTACAATATGACAGCTTTGCAAAAGTTAGACCTATCGCAGAACCACATCAGTAATGTGTACAAGGAAATGTTTAAAAGCTTAATCAATTTAGAGAGATTGATCCTGGCACAGAATCAGATATCTGTAATGGCATCGGGCACTTTTGATTATCTAGTTGCATTGAAGCATTT AGACATAACAGATAATCCTCTTATTTGCAACTGTGACTTACTTTGGGTGAGTGACTGGGTACGAATCACCAGGGTAAAACTTGTGGGTAATCCAAAATGTGCCTTCCCCGAGCACAAGACAAATACAACTATAAAAAAACTGAAGATATCATTAGATTTAAAAGCCTGCAGTAATGCTTTACCCATGACTTCATTGATCGCCAAGCCGAGCCACGATCAAGTAGTTTTCGAAGGGGATTCCTTGGTCTTGACTTGCAATGCACCATTCGCATCAGGCCTAATTAAATATACAGTTAAATGGGTGCACCCATTGCTTGAAATATGTGATGTTAATGTTACTTACACTGACATACAAGAGGAAGCAGTTGCTGAGACCACAATATATTTCTCGAATATAACTAACCATCATGCAGGAAACTGGACATGCATGTATAGTGACCAAAACAATGTGTACCACAACTACACCATAAATGTTTATGTGATATCAAATTCGACACAGTTCTGTGAGATTAAACACACAATGACAAATAAAGGATTGTACTCATGGCCACAGCTACTACTGAACCGCACATCTTCAGTACCGTGCCGCAGTGGAGAAGGCATGGCACACAGATATTGCCATGGGAATGGTACTTGGGGTGAAGTGGACACATCCGAATGTGCATACATAAGTAATGTGACGAAATTGCTTCAGCAGTTTGCACTGTTGAATGTGAGTTTAGTTCAGTATTCAGCAGTGAATGCTACGGAGAGACTGGCAATGTTGATACAGGAGAAGACATATCCTTTGGCTGAGATTACAGACCCAGATGATGTTATGTTCATAGCACGAGCAATTAGGAATTACATGCAGTATATTGCTGAAGAAAGAGATCTGG GTTCCGCATTATTAGATGTGATAAGTGCAGTGATGAACATATCAATGCCAGTTCTCGCCAAAGCCGAGACCAAGTACGGAGCATGCACAGATATGATGAATGCTGCAGAGGATATATCCGCTTATATTAACAATGTTCACGGACAAAAG TCAAATTTAGCGATAGAACGTTTTCGAGTGAGCGAGGGCTTCGGTGGAGCGACGTGCGTGTGGTACAGCGGGGGCGAAGTCCGAGGGGCAGAGCCTCCGAGACTGCACTGCACGGCCACCAACAGAACCGTTGCGCCCCTGTTCACACTATCCGACACGCTCATACATGCAACTGTGCAG ATACCCCAATCTCTGATCTTCAGCACGACAGAATCTGGTGCCCTCGTTCAGATGAAGCCTTCGGACCTGGTGGTGTCGGTGTACGAGCACGCGGCGCTGTTCCCGCTGCTGCCGACCCTGGACGACGACGCCACGCTCACGGGCCACCGGTCGAAGGACTATTATGGCAGGAGCACCAAGCGGGAAGACATGAACATCGAGATCACCTCACCGGTTGTCGGATTTCAACTCA AGGGTACGGAGTGGTCGGGCGAGCTAGTGGAGCCAGTACTGGCGGGAGTGCGCGCTCGGCCCGGCGCTCGCACGCACGTAGCACTCTGGGACGCGCACACTCGCCACTGGACGCTTAACCATACAG ATTGTCGCATATCGCACGCAGTGTCCGAGATGGTGATCATAAGCTGCAGCCGGCTGGCGCGCGTGGGGCTGGTGCAGAACGTGGAGACCGGCATCTACGGCGCCCGCACGGACGGCGCGCGCTTCAAGGTGTCGCACCCCGCCGTGTACGTGGGCAGTCTGCTGCTGGGCGGCTGCCTCGCCTGCGCCGCCATCACCTACGCCACGTGCCACGCCGACATACTGATGCCGAACAAAACCAAGCACGCCCTCGTCAACACCTGGGTGGCCATCTGTCTGCTCTGCTTCATGTACACCCTCGGCATCTACCAGACTGAGAACGTCAGGCTGTGCCAAGCGCTGGGACTGCTCATACACTACCTGTCGCTGTGCTGCTTGCTGTGGATGTGCGTGTCGGCCAGCAACATGTACAAGTGGGTGACGCGGGCCGACGGGCCGCCCAGGACGCCCGAGGACGAGCTACCGCCGGACGCGCCCGCGCACAAGCCCATACTGGGACTGTACCTGGTCGGCTGGGGCATAGCGCTCATAGTCTGCGGCATCTCCGGAGCCGTTAACATCAAGGACTACGCCGGCTACTCGCAGTGCTTCCTCAGCACGGCCCCGGCGCTGAGCGCGCTGTTCGTGCCCGGCGGCATCCTGTTGATGTTCCTGTTGGTGCTGTTCGCGCTCATACGCTGCACCATCCGGAACATGAACGTGCAGCTGTCGGAGGGCACGCAGGCCACCGAGAACGTCGACCTGGAGATGTGGGAGCCGCAGGTGCATGACCGCGCGGAGAGGAGGAGCGTGAAGTCGGCGCCGGACTCGGAGAGCGAGGACGCGGAGCACTCGCCCATCGTGCAGCTGCGGGCGCACGTGATCGTGGCGTGTCTGTACGTGGCGGTGTGGGCGTGCGGCGCCGTGGCCGTGTACCGGCCGCTGCCCGCCTACCTGCCGTACCAGGAGGACATCTGCAGCATCGTGTACGCCGTGTGCGCCACCGTGCTCGGCACCTTCGTGCTGTTCTTCTACGGCATAGCGCGCAGTGACGTCAGGGCGCAGTGGGCACTCGTGCATTGCTATTTTCAAAAAAGTAAACAGTGCTGCAGAAACAGGAGCGTGTTCGACGCGAACCAGCGCAACGTGCCCGCAGATCCCTCCGGAGCCGCCGCCCCCGCACCCCTGCCGAACGACAACCGGTCGCGGTCCGGCAGCCGGAGCTCCGGCAGGACCAACCCCAAGACCAACAACGGCGGCACGTACAAGGCGGGCGCTGAACTCAACGGGCAGACTCTACACAAGGACGTGTTGAAGAACACGAATGGAAAAACTCCGAACATAAACCTGGTTGTGCTGCACCGCCAACAGTACCGGTCCAACAACTCCATGCTCACGTACCCCGACGCCAGCACCGTGGCCCCCGATATATTCTACAACCCCAACCAGATGAATGTCGCCAAGAAGTTCTTCAAGAAGCAACGGCAGAACATGAAGAGGAACTGCCTTGAGTTGCCGACGAGAAATGACTACGACAACGACTCGCACTTCTCGCTGCCGCTGCCCACTAAGGAGGCGTACAGCGGGATGGCCAACATAATCAACTCTGGGTCCAAGGTCAACAATACGAACATACACGTTGAGCGGTCCAACAATGGCATCAAGGAGACCCGCAACGTCGCCAACCCGAACCTTCTGGAAGACGAACACAAGGACTACAAAAGCTACACGAACGATAAGAAGACTTGGAATAAAAACGAAGATCCGAAAACGGACAGAAGCCGAGTGATGAATATTTATACCAATGTGCCAGAGACTCAAGTGCCGCAGCATCAGGTCATCAAAGCGAACGCGCCCAGCAACCTCAATGCTCAGCGGAGCAGCGTATCGGAGGAGTGCCTGCAGAGTCACGCCGACCGCCCGGAGATGAGGACCATATCGCAGCAGTGCAGTCTGGAGTACAGCTCGGCGTCGGAGATAGCGATGCCGCACACCTGCTCCGACCAAACATTGAACACGCACTCGGAAATGACGTCACTGCAGGAAACGCACAGCGCTTTGTGCTCCACCAACGAGATCACCGACACGGAGAGCTTCGGCCAGTACATAGATTACATGCAGCCCAACAAGGGCCAAGACGGGAAGGAGAACAAGGACAAGTCGCTGCAGGACATATCGGAGGAATGCACCATGAATAGCGACGACGCCGCTCGCTCCGGGAGTCCGCAGCATCCGGACGCCGGGGAACTCGACAATCTGCTTCAGGATCCAGAGCTAGGGTCGAAAGATAAACTGGACGACGACAAAGACACGTTTTTCTTGGCGAAAACAACGTACGACTTCGAAACGTGCAGCACGAACGCGAGCGAACAGGGCTTCGAGAACGACAGTGACATTTACTGTCCCAACTACCAGATGTCCGAAGTGAGCATACGGAGCCACGGCCTGTACGCGCCCTCCCCCTCGTCCATGTGCCCAAACGAAATAAGCTTCAGCACAGAGGACGTTTCTAACATAGAGAACCAGTACGTCAACTACGATCCCGGATGGCGGAAAACGATAAAGAGCAATCCGAAATTGGGGAAGTACGTGCCCACTCCCGCGCTCAGCTGTCCCGATGTCAACAGGGACAGCAGCCCGGTGTCGTTCGCGAGCGAGATAGACGAACTGTACACTCAGATCACGAGTAGAGAGCGAGACAAGGACAGAATTAGTCGGAAGGACACCTGTTTAGATGTGACTTTGAACAGTGACGTCACGCTGCGGCCTGACAGTGACAGTTGTGCGAGCGAGGGCGAAGGTCGCGGGGAAACCGCCCTGTGA